The following are from one region of the Haloactinomyces albus genome:
- a CDS encoding ABC transporter permease, with amino-acid sequence MRHSVRALIGVAGFLGVCEIVGRSGLAPQEYLPPPSIVLTELARLLGERTFLLDVIATMLAWLIALSITAVIAVPAGLLLGSVPMLRNAVGAVVEFLRPIPSVALIPLVLVIAGGGPDTKIFLAVYAAVWPLLFNTIYALGEIDDQLIDSTRAFNISRREVLLRVTLPSVTPFVLTGLRLSASTALIVLISTEMLAPGSGGIGHFIYLASSGAGRMDQVLAGTLVAGMLGYLINAGMAGVQRRWVTWAPAGGTT; translated from the coding sequence ATGCGTCATAGCGTTCGAGCCCTGATCGGAGTGGCCGGCTTTCTCGGAGTGTGCGAGATCGTCGGCCGCTCCGGCCTGGCTCCGCAGGAATACCTTCCGCCTCCGTCCATCGTGCTGACGGAGCTGGCTCGCCTCCTCGGCGAGCGAACCTTCCTCCTCGATGTCATCGCCACGATGCTGGCCTGGCTGATCGCGCTCTCGATCACGGCGGTGATCGCCGTCCCGGCCGGACTACTGCTGGGCAGCGTGCCGATGCTGCGTAACGCCGTCGGTGCCGTGGTGGAGTTCCTCCGGCCGATCCCGTCGGTGGCGCTGATCCCGCTGGTGCTGGTCATCGCCGGTGGCGGCCCCGACACCAAGATCTTCCTCGCCGTCTACGCGGCGGTCTGGCCACTCCTGTTCAACACCATCTACGCCCTCGGCGAGATCGATGACCAATTGATCGACTCGACCAGGGCGTTCAACATCTCCCGCCGCGAGGTGCTGCTGCGGGTCACGCTGCCGAGCGTGACGCCGTTCGTCCTGACCGGTCTGCGCCTGTCCGCGAGCACGGCACTGATCGTGCTGATCAGCACCGAGATGCTGGCACCGGGAAGCGGCGGTATCGGCCACTTCATCTACCTCGCCAGCAGCGGTGCGGGACGGATGGACCAGGTCCTGGCAGGCACCCTGGTCGCCGGAATGCTGGGATACCTGATCAACGCCGGGATGGCGGGCGTACAGCGGCGCTGGGTTACCTGGGCACCGGCCGGAGGGACGACATGA
- a CDS encoding ABC transporter permease yields the protein MSAATRITDAAPARLRNRFGRLAQQWTVFFACVLGWQLATVSAQSLFFPTPLEIGTRMWSNWFSGPAGQVFLTDAAFADIFPSVGRLLLGWLLAAVVGVTVGLLLGRSHNAMAYCGPLLSFARSIPPPALVPVFLVLFSIGFRMQLATIIFGSIWPVLLNSADGARAVDTTKAETARAFRIPRGQWLRAIVLPTALPKIFAGLRISLSLALIMMVISELVGATNGIGHTMTLAQFRFDYTQLWAGIVLLGVLGYALNAALQTIEKRVLHAFPQ from the coding sequence ATGAGCGCGGCGACCAGGATCACCGATGCGGCACCGGCGCGGCTGCGAAACCGATTCGGTCGGTTGGCACAGCAGTGGACGGTGTTCTTCGCCTGCGTACTCGGCTGGCAACTGGCGACCGTCTCGGCGCAGAGCCTCTTCTTCCCCACACCGCTGGAGATCGGTACGCGGATGTGGAGCAACTGGTTCAGCGGTCCGGCCGGGCAGGTGTTTCTGACCGATGCGGCCTTCGCCGACATATTTCCCAGCGTGGGCCGGTTGTTGCTCGGCTGGCTGCTCGCCGCGGTGGTCGGGGTGACAGTCGGCCTGTTGCTGGGCCGTTCCCACAACGCCATGGCCTACTGCGGTCCCCTGCTGTCGTTCGCCCGGTCGATTCCGCCTCCCGCGCTGGTACCGGTCTTCCTGGTGCTGTTCAGCATCGGATTCAGGATGCAACTGGCCACGATCATCTTCGGGTCCATCTGGCCGGTCCTGCTCAACAGCGCCGACGGCGCTCGCGCGGTCGACACCACCAAGGCCGAAACCGCCCGCGCATTTCGCATCCCCCGTGGACAGTGGTTGCGCGCCATCGTGCTTCCCACGGCGCTGCCGAAGATCTTCGCCGGGCTGCGGATCAGCCTCTCCCTCGCGCTGATCATGATGGTGATCTCCGAGCTCGTCGGGGCGACCAACGGCATCGGCCACACGATGACACTCGCACAGTTCCGATTCGACTACACACAGCTCTGGGCCGGAATCGTGCTGCTGGGCGTGCTCGGATACGCCCTCAATGCCGCCCTGCAGACCATCGAGAAACGAGTGCTGCACGCCTTTCCCCAATGA
- a CDS encoding ABC transporter ATP-binding protein, translated as MLDVAELGHTYGGGQTHTAMSDLSFTVEAGELVCIVGPSGCGKSTLLRCIARLIEPSRGQVHLHGDLVREVPEDLAVVFQDYSRSLFPWMSVRGNIEFPLRSRGVSKSERRERAEETLSRVGLPDAATKYPWQLSGGMQQRVAIARALACRPTLLLMDEPFASVDAQTRFDLEDLLLQVRREQDTTVLLVTHDIDESVYLSDRVLVLSKSPASIVADLPVGLGTDRDQITTRESETFVHLRSEIARLLRDAPEDAPETKTSVAPPEGTSIHEDSATSTASARTESADA; from the coding sequence ATGCTCGACGTGGCCGAGCTCGGCCACACCTACGGCGGCGGGCAGACGCACACCGCGATGTCGGACCTGTCGTTCACCGTGGAAGCCGGCGAACTCGTTTGCATCGTCGGCCCTTCCGGATGCGGCAAGTCCACCCTGCTGCGGTGTATCGCCCGGCTCATCGAGCCGAGCCGGGGGCAGGTCCACCTGCACGGCGATCTCGTCCGGGAGGTTCCCGAGGATCTGGCGGTGGTGTTCCAGGACTACAGCCGCTCGCTGTTTCCGTGGATGAGCGTGCGGGGCAACATCGAGTTTCCACTGCGTTCCCGCGGAGTGAGCAAGTCCGAGCGGCGCGAACGTGCCGAGGAGACGCTGAGCCGGGTCGGCCTGCCGGATGCCGCGACGAAGTACCCGTGGCAGCTTTCCGGGGGGATGCAGCAGCGGGTGGCGATCGCGCGGGCATTGGCATGCCGCCCCACGCTGCTGCTCATGGACGAGCCCTTCGCCTCGGTGGACGCCCAGACTCGCTTCGACCTGGAGGACCTGCTGCTGCAGGTGCGCAGGGAGCAGGACACCACGGTGCTGCTGGTCACCCACGATATCGACGAGAGTGTCTATCTCAGTGACCGTGTCCTGGTGCTGTCGAAGTCACCCGCCTCGATCGTGGCGGACCTGCCGGTCGGATTGGGCACCGACCGGGATCAGATCACCACCCGCGAGTCCGAGACCTTCGTTCACCTGCGCAGCGAGATCGCCCGCCTGCTGCGCGATGCTCCGGAGGATGCCCCGGAGACGAAGACCTCGGTCGCTCCGCCGGAGGGCACCTCGATACACGAGGACAGCGCCACGAGCACGGCCTCGGCACGGACGGAATCCGCCGACGCGTGA
- a CDS encoding DNA repair helicase XPB, with the protein MTDGPLIVQSDKTLLLEVDHAQADEARTAIAPFAELERAPEHVHTYRITPLALWNARAAGHDAEQVVDALVSHSRYPVPQPLLVDVTETMGRFGRLELANDPAHGLVLNSRDRAVLEEVLRSKKVKPMLGARIDDDTVVVHKSERGRLKQALLKLGWPAEDLAGYVDGEAHPISLDESGWQLREYQRQAAQSFWAGGSGVVVLPCGAGKTLVGAAAMAEAQATTLILVTNTVAARQWKRELVERTSLTEEEIGEYSGETKEIRPVTIATYQVITRKSKGEYKHLELFDSRDWGLVIYDEVHLLPAPVFRMTADLQSRRRLGLTATLVREDGREGDVFSLIGPKRYDAPWKDIESQGWIAPAECVEVRVTLTENERLSYATSEAEERYKVCSTAHTKAPVVRAILDQHPGEPALVIGAYLEQLHELGEALDAAIVEGSTRNKEREALYEAFRRGEINRLVVSKVANFSIDLPEASVAVQVSGTFGSRQEEAQRLGRLLRPKAERKQAHFYSVVSRDTLDTDYAAHRQRFLAEQGYAYRIVDSDDLLGPALPDVG; encoded by the coding sequence GTGACTGATGGACCTCTCATCGTCCAGTCGGACAAGACCCTGCTGCTCGAGGTCGACCACGCCCAAGCCGACGAAGCACGCACCGCCATCGCCCCGTTCGCCGAACTCGAACGGGCTCCGGAGCACGTGCACACCTATCGGATCACGCCACTGGCCCTGTGGAACGCGCGCGCCGCCGGGCACGACGCGGAACAGGTCGTCGACGCACTCGTCTCCCATTCGCGCTACCCCGTACCGCAGCCCCTGCTGGTCGATGTCACCGAGACGATGGGGCGCTTCGGGCGGTTGGAACTGGCCAACGATCCGGCGCACGGACTCGTGCTGAACTCGCGGGACCGTGCCGTCCTCGAAGAGGTCCTACGCAGCAAAAAGGTCAAGCCGATGCTCGGTGCGCGGATCGACGACGACACCGTCGTGGTGCACAAGAGCGAGCGCGGACGCCTCAAGCAGGCACTGCTCAAGCTCGGCTGGCCCGCCGAGGACCTCGCGGGCTACGTCGACGGCGAGGCCCACCCGATCTCGCTGGACGAAAGTGGCTGGCAACTGCGCGAGTATCAGCGTCAGGCCGCGCAGTCGTTCTGGGCGGGTGGATCCGGAGTCGTCGTCCTGCCCTGCGGCGCGGGCAAGACCCTCGTCGGTGCTGCCGCGATGGCCGAAGCGCAGGCGACCACGCTGATCCTGGTCACCAACACCGTCGCGGCCCGGCAGTGGAAACGCGAACTCGTCGAGCGGACCTCGCTGACCGAGGAGGAGATCGGCGAGTACTCGGGGGAGACGAAGGAGATCCGCCCGGTCACCATCGCGACTTACCAGGTCATCACCCGCAAGTCCAAGGGCGAGTACAAGCATCTGGAGCTGTTCGACTCCCGCGACTGGGGCCTGGTCATCTACGACGAAGTGCATCTGCTGCCCGCGCCCGTGTTCCGGATGACCGCCGACCTGCAGTCCCGAAGGAGGCTGGGACTGACCGCGACCCTCGTCCGCGAGGACGGCCGCGAGGGCGACGTGTTCTCCCTGATCGGACCCAAGCGTTACGACGCACCGTGGAAGGACATCGAGTCGCAGGGCTGGATCGCACCGGCCGAATGCGTCGAGGTCCGGGTCACGCTCACCGAGAACGAGCGACTGTCCTATGCGACCTCCGAAGCCGAGGAACGCTACAAGGTGTGCTCCACCGCGCACACCAAAGCCCCCGTCGTGCGGGCGATCCTCGATCAGCATCCCGGTGAGCCCGCTCTGGTCATCGGTGCCTACCTGGAACAGTTGCACGAGCTCGGCGAGGCGCTGGACGCCGCGATCGTCGAGGGTTCCACGAGGAACAAGGAACGCGAGGCACTGTACGAGGCGTTCCGGCGCGGTGAGATCAACCGACTGGTCGTGTCGAAGGTCGCCAACTTCTCCATCGACCTGCCCGAGGCGTCGGTGGCCGTGCAGGTGTCGGGAACATTCGGTTCCCGGCAGGAAGAGGCGCAGCGGCTCGGACGGTTGCTGCGGCCCAAGGCCGAGCGCAAGCAGGCCCACTTCTACTCCGTGGTCTCCCGCGACACGCTCGACACCGACTACGCCGCCCATCGGCAACGGTTCCTCGCCGAGCAGGGTTACGCCTATCGCATCGTCGACTCCGACGACCTGCTCGGACCTGCCCTCCCCGATGTCGGCTGA
- a CDS encoding suppressor of fused domain protein, which produces MSADKQDIATGGGAHRFVGLAENLEHHAGRPSGAEPPNVRGDNRGYGLVFFQLDEYHLTTVISSGLRFQSIGADPAQELACTVYREQAEAARYLVDLTAQLLVEMGTHVTPDQVIPNEQPLLANTEFHGVLAGGHPLFPAEFTRFTDADGVEQLQVFTLLPVTLGEINFVLDNGVSALRQQWARFEVDVFDLGRPSVA; this is translated from the coding sequence ATGAGCGCCGACAAACAGGACATCGCAACAGGAGGCGGCGCACACCGGTTCGTCGGACTCGCCGAGAACCTCGAACACCATGCGGGCAGGCCCAGCGGAGCCGAGCCGCCGAACGTGCGCGGTGACAACCGCGGATACGGTCTGGTTTTCTTCCAACTCGACGAGTACCACCTGACCACGGTCATCAGCTCGGGACTGCGGTTCCAGTCGATCGGTGCCGATCCGGCGCAGGAACTCGCCTGCACCGTGTATCGGGAGCAGGCCGAAGCAGCGCGATACCTGGTCGACCTCACGGCGCAGCTCCTCGTGGAAATGGGCACTCATGTGACTCCCGATCAGGTCATCCCCAATGAGCAGCCCTTGCTGGCGAACACGGAGTTCCACGGTGTGCTCGCGGGCGGGCATCCCCTGTTCCCCGCGGAGTTCACCCGGTTCACCGACGCGGACGGTGTCGAACAACTTCAGGTGTTCACGCTGCTGCCGGTGACCCTGGGGGAGATCAACTTCGTGCTCGACAACGGTGTCTCCGCCCTGCGGCAGCAGTGGGCCCGCTTCGAGGTCGACGTGTTCGACCTCGGTCGCCCCAGCGTGGCCTGA
- a CDS encoding o-succinylbenzoate synthase — MDAGDTKIDLAELDAVRVYALPMRTKFRGLCVRQGILLSGPTGWGEFCAFEDYSDTESVPWLAAALEACAGDWPEPVRDKIPVNCTVPAVTPDKAYEIAATSGCSTAKVKVAEPEQDPGEDIERVSAVRDALGSCGAVRVDANAAWDVDDAAARIKELDRAAHGLEYVEQPCASVDELAAVRRRVDVRIAADESIRRAEDPLRVAVAEAADVAVLKAAPLGGVHRALQVAEACGLPCVVSSAVESSVGLSAQLALAGALPELPFACGLGTVSLLDGDVVADSLVPSGGNLLVPRQAPEPAPARVAAATPSARTQRRWLDRLRRVHALL; from the coding sequence ATGGATGCCGGCGACACGAAGATCGACTTGGCCGAACTCGATGCGGTGCGCGTGTACGCCCTGCCGATGCGCACGAAGTTCCGTGGTCTCTGCGTCCGACAGGGAATCCTGCTGAGCGGACCGACAGGTTGGGGTGAGTTCTGCGCCTTCGAGGACTACTCCGACACCGAGTCGGTGCCCTGGCTCGCCGCCGCGCTGGAGGCCTGCGCGGGGGACTGGCCGGAACCGGTGCGCGACAAGATCCCGGTCAATTGCACCGTCCCCGCGGTCACTCCGGACAAGGCGTACGAGATCGCCGCTACCTCCGGCTGCTCCACGGCGAAGGTGAAGGTCGCCGAGCCCGAGCAGGACCCCGGTGAGGACATCGAACGTGTCAGCGCCGTCCGGGACGCACTCGGTTCCTGCGGTGCTGTGCGCGTCGACGCCAACGCCGCCTGGGATGTCGACGATGCAGCGGCACGGATCAAGGAACTCGACCGCGCCGCGCACGGACTCGAATACGTCGAGCAGCCGTGCGCGAGCGTCGACGAACTCGCCGCCGTCCGGCGGCGCGTCGACGTGCGTATCGCCGCCGACGAGTCCATCCGCCGCGCCGAGGACCCACTGCGGGTGGCCGTCGCGGAGGCGGCGGATGTCGCGGTGCTCAAGGCGGCACCGCTCGGCGGCGTCCACCGCGCGCTGCAGGTCGCCGAGGCCTGCGGCCTACCCTGCGTCGTCTCGTCGGCGGTGGAGAGCAGTGTCGGCCTCTCCGCCCAGCTCGCCCTGGCGGGCGCCCTGCCGGAGTTGCCGTTCGCCTGCGGCCTCGGCACGGTATCGCTGCTCGACGGCGATGTCGTCGCCGACTCGCTGGTCCCCTCGGGCGGGAATCTCCTCGTACCCCGGCAAGCCCCCGAACCCGCCCCGGCACGAGTCGCAGCGGCCACCCCCTCCGCCCGCACCCAACGCCGCTGGCTCGACCGACTCCGCCGCGTCCACGCCCTGCTGTAA
- a CDS encoding SRPBCC family protein, with protein sequence MQMQHHFTVPVPVEVAWPALLDPEGVAPCMPGATLNRVEDNEFGGSVKVKLGSVSLLYKGSGTFTEIDADAHRVVIDASGKDSRGNGTAAATVTAVLSPEGGSTSVTVDTDLKVTGKPAQFGRGLISEVGGKILGQFADCLAERLAEREQVAEEVGEAEETADVSSAEQPWPAEPTSVEQAMTYGQGNGDRGAPESVTAGEFTTERDGKVTVSTGQQAASTPSASSAPEEEPARRADAVVTGRSMPSEEAIDLLDTAGGPILKRLAPVGAVLAVLAAVFLLRRRRRQRR encoded by the coding sequence GTGCAGATGCAACACCACTTCACGGTGCCGGTGCCGGTCGAGGTCGCGTGGCCGGCGCTGCTCGACCCGGAAGGCGTCGCGCCGTGCATGCCGGGTGCGACCCTCAACAGGGTCGAGGACAACGAGTTCGGTGGTTCGGTCAAGGTCAAGCTCGGTTCGGTTTCCCTGCTGTACAAGGGATCGGGCACCTTTACCGAGATCGATGCCGACGCACACCGGGTGGTGATCGACGCGAGCGGTAAGGACTCCCGTGGCAACGGCACCGCCGCTGCCACCGTCACGGCGGTGCTCTCACCGGAGGGAGGCAGCACGTCCGTGACCGTGGACACCGACCTGAAGGTCACCGGGAAACCGGCACAGTTCGGGCGCGGTCTGATCTCCGAGGTGGGCGGCAAGATACTCGGTCAGTTCGCGGATTGCCTGGCCGAACGCCTTGCCGAGCGCGAGCAGGTCGCGGAAGAGGTGGGAGAGGCGGAAGAAACGGCGGATGTCTCGAGTGCCGAGCAGCCATGGCCTGCGGAACCGACATCGGTGGAGCAGGCCATGACGTACGGTCAGGGCAACGGCGATCGGGGCGCCCCCGAATCGGTCACCGCGGGTGAGTTCACCACCGAGAGGGACGGGAAGGTCACCGTGTCGACCGGGCAGCAGGCGGCCTCCACGCCCTCCGCGTCGAGTGCGCCCGAGGAAGAGCCGGCACGCAGGGCCGATGCCGTCGTCACCGGTCGGTCGATGCCCTCGGAAGAGGCCATCGATCTGCTCGACACGGCCGGAGGCCCGATCCTCAAGCGCCTCGCACCGGTGGGGGCGGTTCTTGCCGTGCTGGCCGCCGTGTTCCTGCTGCGCCGGCGTCGTCGGCAGCGCCGGTAG
- a CDS encoding FAD binding domain-containing protein gives MIPASFDYIAPSTVEEAMAALDEAGEDAKVLAGGQSLLPVLRMRLADPRLVVDLGRIPELRGVRQEGGSLVIGSMTSHHEILGDPLIRAHARLLALATRTVADPQVRHRGTFGGSLAHADPAGDLPAPALALNADMVIAGPSGRRVVPASEFFVDYFTTALQANELLVEVRMPHWTEWSAHYEKFNRVAQAWSVVGVAAAVRTDDGAIAEARVGLTNMGPTPVRAAGVERALIGKPATSEAIREAARHAAEGTSPSSDASADVDYRQHLAEVLTGRAVATAVGV, from the coding sequence GTGATTCCCGCATCGTTCGATTACATCGCACCCTCCACCGTGGAGGAGGCCATGGCCGCGCTGGATGAGGCGGGTGAGGACGCCAAGGTTCTCGCGGGGGGCCAGAGCCTGCTGCCGGTGCTGCGCATGCGGCTGGCCGATCCGCGTCTGGTCGTCGATCTCGGCAGGATCCCGGAGTTGCGGGGTGTCCGGCAGGAGGGCGGATCGCTGGTCATCGGTTCGATGACCAGTCACCACGAGATACTCGGGGATCCGTTGATTCGTGCGCACGCGCGGCTGCTGGCACTGGCCACTCGCACGGTCGCCGACCCACAGGTCCGCCACCGGGGCACTTTCGGTGGCTCGCTGGCCCATGCCGACCCGGCGGGAGACCTGCCCGCCCCGGCGCTGGCGCTGAATGCGGACATGGTGATCGCCGGTCCCTCCGGGCGCCGGGTGGTACCCGCCTCGGAGTTCTTCGTGGACTACTTCACGACCGCGTTGCAGGCCAACGAACTGTTGGTCGAGGTGCGCATGCCGCATTGGACCGAATGGAGCGCTCACTACGAGAAGTTCAATCGGGTGGCTCAGGCGTGGTCGGTGGTCGGTGTGGCCGCCGCCGTGCGTACCGACGACGGTGCGATCGCCGAGGCCAGGGTTGGACTGACCAACATGGGACCGACGCCCGTGCGCGCCGCCGGCGTCGAGCGTGCCCTGATCGGCAAGCCCGCCACGAGTGAGGCGATCCGCGAGGCGGCCCGGCATGCTGCCGAGGGCACCAGCCCGAGCAGTGATGCCAGTGCCGATGTCGATTACCGCCAGCATCTCGCCGAAGTGCTGACCGGAAGGGCCGTGGCCACGGCCGTCGGTGTTTAG
- a CDS encoding xanthine dehydrogenase family protein molybdopterin-binding subunit — translation MTATPTTPGAEPELGRARKRKEDARLITGSTRWTDNMTLPGMLHLAVLRSPVAHARITAIDTAEARRMSGVHAALTGRDLADEQGSLPCAWPITEDMKAPQAPSMAVDEVRFAGEAVAVVAARSAAEARDALDTIDIDYEDLPAVLDMESALDGDSPLVHSELGTNRNATWTFDSAEAGTGGDVEQALAEAEVRVERTFRQQRLIPAFMEPRSVLVDPTGEQFTMYSATQVPHILRTMLAMTLGVAEQKIRVIAPDVGGGFGGKLQVTPEEVIAFLLAQRLGRPVKWTETRSETMVSGHHGRDQVQKLALSARRDGTVTGLKVELLADMGAYLRLVTPGVPILGGLMFNSIYKFPAYHFSCTNVFTTKTPTDAYRGAGRPEATFAIERMMDELAAELDMDPLELRRKNWIGHDEFPFTTVAGLTYDSGDYEAATDRALELFDYRQLRAEQQRRRQQGDAVQLGIGVSTFTEMCGLAPSRVLGSLSYGAGGWEHAQIRVLPTGKVEVVTGVSPHGQGHVTAWSQIVAERLGVSFDDVEVLHGDTQSSPRGMDTYGSRSLAVGGIAAVQATDKVIEKAKTIAAHMLECSEDDLEFSGGRFGVRGTDQGTGLADIALAAFAAHDLPEGVEPNLDAEASFDPENFSFPHGTHLCATEVDTETGAVRIRSYVCVDDVGTVVNPLIVEGQVHGGLAQGIAQALYEDAVYDEDGTLTTATFADYLVPSAADLPDFTTDRTETRATSNPLGVKGVGEAGTIASTPAVVNAVVDALRHLGVDDVEMPCSPQRVWRAVTGARGSSAVAAEAGGGLGSMNTGGGFAAGSQGGSR, via the coding sequence ATGACCGCCACCCCCACGACTCCGGGAGCGGAACCGGAACTCGGCCGCGCGCGTAAGCGCAAGGAAGACGCGCGGTTGATCACCGGCAGTACCCGCTGGACCGACAACATGACCCTGCCGGGAATGCTGCACCTGGCGGTGCTGCGCAGCCCGGTCGCGCACGCACGCATCACCGCGATCGACACCGCCGAGGCACGGCGGATGTCCGGCGTGCACGCGGCCCTGACCGGTCGGGACCTCGCCGACGAGCAGGGCAGTCTTCCGTGCGCGTGGCCGATCACCGAGGACATGAAGGCCCCGCAGGCACCGTCGATGGCGGTCGACGAGGTGCGTTTCGCCGGTGAGGCGGTGGCCGTGGTGGCAGCCCGCAGCGCCGCCGAGGCCCGTGACGCCCTCGACACCATCGACATCGACTACGAGGACCTGCCCGCGGTGCTGGACATGGAGTCGGCTCTGGACGGTGACTCGCCGCTGGTGCATTCCGAGCTGGGCACCAATCGCAACGCCACGTGGACCTTCGACTCCGCCGAGGCGGGCACCGGCGGCGATGTGGAGCAGGCGCTGGCCGAGGCCGAGGTGCGCGTCGAGCGGACGTTTCGTCAGCAGCGCCTGATCCCGGCGTTCATGGAACCGCGCTCGGTGCTGGTCGACCCGACCGGTGAGCAGTTCACGATGTACTCGGCGACACAGGTACCGCACATTCTGCGCACGATGCTGGCGATGACGCTGGGTGTGGCCGAACAGAAGATCCGCGTGATCGCCCCGGACGTGGGTGGCGGTTTCGGCGGCAAGCTGCAGGTGACACCGGAGGAGGTGATCGCTTTCCTGCTCGCACAGCGGCTCGGCCGTCCGGTGAAGTGGACCGAGACGCGGTCGGAGACGATGGTCTCCGGCCACCACGGCCGGGACCAGGTGCAGAAGCTCGCGTTGTCGGCCCGCCGTGACGGCACGGTCACCGGCCTGAAGGTCGAACTGCTGGCGGACATGGGCGCCTATCTGCGACTGGTGACGCCGGGAGTGCCGATTCTCGGCGGACTGATGTTCAACTCGATCTACAAGTTCCCCGCCTACCACTTCAGCTGCACGAACGTGTTCACCACCAAGACCCCGACGGACGCCTACCGTGGTGCGGGACGTCCGGAGGCGACGTTTGCCATCGAGCGGATGATGGACGAGCTCGCCGCCGAACTGGACATGGATCCGCTCGAACTGCGCCGGAAGAACTGGATCGGCCACGATGAGTTCCCGTTCACCACGGTTGCCGGACTGACCTACGACTCCGGCGACTACGAGGCCGCCACCGATCGGGCATTGGAGCTGTTCGACTACCGGCAGCTTCGTGCGGAACAGCAACGGCGACGGCAGCAGGGGGACGCGGTCCAGCTCGGCATCGGGGTTTCGACGTTCACCGAGATGTGCGGACTCGCCCCGTCACGGGTGCTCGGGTCGCTGTCCTACGGTGCGGGTGGCTGGGAGCATGCGCAGATTCGGGTGCTGCCGACCGGCAAGGTCGAGGTGGTCACGGGCGTGTCCCCGCACGGCCAAGGGCATGTGACGGCTTGGAGTCAGATCGTGGCCGAGCGCCTGGGTGTGTCGTTCGACGATGTCGAGGTCCTGCACGGCGACACCCAGTCCTCGCCGCGGGGAATGGACACCTACGGTTCGCGTTCCCTGGCGGTCGGTGGCATCGCCGCTGTGCAGGCCACCGACAAGGTCATCGAGAAGGCGAAGACGATCGCCGCGCACATGCTGGAGTGCTCCGAGGACGACCTGGAGTTCTCCGGCGGCCGGTTCGGCGTGCGGGGCACCGACCAGGGCACCGGGCTCGCCGATATCGCACTGGCGGCGTTCGCCGCGCACGATCTGCCCGAGGGGGTGGAGCCGAATCTCGACGCCGAGGCCTCCTTCGACCCGGAGAACTTCTCGTTCCCGCACGGCACGCACCTGTGCGCGACCGAGGTCGACACCGAGACCGGAGCGGTACGCATTCGTTCCTATGTGTGCGTCGACGATGTCGGCACCGTGGTCAACCCGCTGATCGTCGAAGGTCAGGTGCACGGTGGGTTGGCACAGGGCATCGCCCAAGCGTTGTACGAGGATGCGGTTTACGACGAGGACGGCACGCTGACCACGGCGACGTTCGCCGACTACCTGGTTCCCTCGGCGGCCGATCTTCCGGATTTCACCACCGACCGCACCGAGACGCGGGCGACGTCGAACCCGCTGGGTGTCAAGGGAGTGGGTGAGGCGGGCACGATCGCCTCGACCCCGGCGGTGGTCAACGCCGTCGTCGACGCACTACGGCACCTCGGTGTCGATGACGTGGAGATGCCGTGCTCGCCGCAGCGGGTGTGGCGAGCGGTCACGGGCGCGCGGGGAAGTTCGGCCGTGGCCGCGGAAGCCGGTGGAGGACTGGGCTCGATGAACACGGGTGGTGGCTTCGCCGCCGGTTCGCAGGGAGGTAGCAGGTGA
- a CDS encoding (2Fe-2S)-binding protein codes for MPRITVNVDGTAYTDEVQPRTLLVQYLREQLGKVGTVVGCDTSNCGACTVHLDGHSVKSCSVLAVQADGHEVTTIEGLARDGQLHPMQQAFHDNHALQCGFCTPGMIMQSLDLLADTPEPDEQQVREGLEGNLCRCTGYQNIVRAVQDASRRMQPGAAPPMEQSEQTPAPRTSTEQVRTQATGGHQS; via the coding sequence ATGCCGCGCATCACCGTCAATGTCGACGGCACCGCCTATACCGACGAAGTGCAGCCCCGCACTCTGCTCGTCCAGTACCTGCGAGAGCAGCTGGGCAAGGTCGGCACCGTCGTCGGCTGCGACACGAGCAACTGCGGCGCCTGCACCGTCCATCTGGACGGGCACAGTGTGAAGTCGTGTTCCGTGCTGGCCGTGCAGGCCGACGGTCACGAGGTCACCACCATCGAAGGTCTTGCCAGGGACGGTCAACTGCATCCGATGCAGCAGGCCTTCCACGACAACCACGCCCTGCAGTGCGGATTCTGCACCCCGGGCATGATCATGCAGTCCCTGGACCTGCTGGCCGACACTCCGGAACCGGACGAGCAGCAGGTCCGCGAGGGCTTGGAAGGCAATCTCTGCCGCTGCACCGGTTACCAGAACATCGTCCGAGCCGTACAGGACGCATCCCGGCGCATGCAGCCGGGCGCGGCACCGCCGATGGAGCAGTCCGAGCAGACGCCCGCGCCACGCACCTCCACCGAGCAGGTCCGGACGCAGGCGACAGGAGGGCACCAGTCATGA